A genomic segment from Halomonas sp. TA22 encodes:
- a CDS encoding glycosyltransferase, with protein sequence MQESLVDAPRVSVLMTAYNASRFIAEALDDLLAQTFTDFELLIVDDGSTDDTLSILHTYASRDPRVIVIASEKNIGRPAASNLGLEQCRAPLIARADADDRYPADRLERQVRFFDEHPEIGILSGAADQIDEEGKFWNRLHFPGKDGQIRMRELFITSFTHPGSMFRTELIRAVGGYDVTYYTSADADLWARMRPLTRSANLDVPLVYYRKHSAASMFKRDAKQLARSLGIRKRLLSDYLQREVSLEEAGAMQMTFRERPVPPATQEQLEAGMRGLREVLRQAETRESADTVRYFKDEVGKALMQHASFNNDISYSLRWKLLKEAYRWAPAVASSWVTAKLKRIPAKIALRAKRGRSHTATR encoded by the coding sequence ATGCAAGAGAGCCTGGTTGACGCTCCTAGAGTAAGTGTCTTGATGACGGCCTATAATGCCTCACGCTTTATCGCCGAGGCGCTTGACGACCTGCTCGCACAAACGTTCACGGATTTCGAACTGTTGATCGTCGATGATGGGAGCACGGATGACACGCTGTCGATCTTGCATACTTACGCATCACGCGACCCGCGAGTCATCGTTATCGCAAGCGAGAAGAACATAGGGCGCCCCGCCGCCTCCAACCTGGGCCTCGAGCAGTGCCGCGCACCGCTCATTGCACGTGCCGATGCCGATGACCGCTATCCAGCGGATCGACTGGAACGCCAAGTGCGTTTTTTCGACGAGCATCCGGAGATCGGTATTCTCTCGGGAGCTGCCGATCAGATCGACGAGGAGGGAAAGTTCTGGAACCGCCTCCACTTCCCTGGTAAGGATGGCCAGATACGCATGCGCGAACTTTTCATCACCTCCTTCACGCATCCTGGCTCCATGTTTAGAACCGAGCTGATACGCGCCGTCGGTGGCTATGATGTGACCTATTACACCAGTGCGGATGCAGATTTGTGGGCACGCATGAGGCCTCTTACCCGCTCGGCAAATTTGGACGTTCCCCTCGTCTACTATCGCAAGCATAGCGCCGCTTCCATGTTCAAGCGCGATGCCAAGCAACTGGCGCGCTCGCTCGGAATACGCAAGCGGCTGCTGAGCGACTACCTGCAGCGCGAGGTGTCGCTTGAAGAGGCCGGCGCCATGCAGATGACTTTCCGTGAGCGACCAGTACCGCCGGCGACTCAGGAGCAACTCGAGGCGGGCATGCGAGGCCTGCGAGAAGTCCTGCGTCAGGCCGAGACGCGTGAGAGTGCAGACACGGTTCGCTACTTCAAGGATGAGGTGGGTAAGGCCCTGATGCAGCATGCCAGCTTCAACAATGACATCTCTTATTCATTGCGCTGGAAACTGTTGAAAGAGGCGTATCGATGGGCGCCTGCCGTGGCCTCCTCCTGGGTAACCGCCAAGCTCAAGAGAATACCTGCCAAGATAGCGCTTCGTGCAAAACGTGGAAGGAGCCATACCGCAACTCGATGA
- the queG gene encoding tRNA epoxyqueuosine(34) reductase QueG — protein sequence MPSSAVRLDLASLAADIKTWGRELGFQQVGIADCDLEVHERYLERWLAAGHHGEMTFMEKHGTKRTRPSELVPGTLRIISARMDYLPPEVETTKVLGQPGRAYVSRYALGRDYHKLIRKRLAQLASRIEAAVGPFGYRAFVDSAPVMERALAQKAGLGWFGKNAMLLNPKAGSLFFLGELYTDLPLPIDPPFESEHCGKCSACRTACPTGAIVDDKVIDSRRCISYLTIELHGAIPEKYREAMGNRVYGCDDCQLVCPFTRFTRISEEDDFAARHDLDRVTLVSLFAWSEREFLVKTEGSAIRRIGYERWLRNLAVGLGNAPWSQAVEGALKARLAYPSDLVREHVRWALARQTEKREGLIVSS from the coding sequence ATGCCATCTTCCGCCGTACGGCTAGACCTTGCCAGCCTCGCTGCCGATATCAAGACTTGGGGCCGTGAACTCGGCTTTCAGCAGGTTGGTATCGCCGATTGCGACCTCGAAGTGCATGAGCGCTATCTCGAGCGCTGGCTAGCGGCAGGCCATCATGGCGAAATGACCTTCATGGAGAAGCACGGCACCAAGCGCACACGACCCTCCGAGTTGGTGCCAGGCACCCTGCGCATAATCAGCGCACGCATGGACTACCTACCCCCAGAAGTGGAGACCACCAAGGTACTGGGCCAGCCAGGCAGGGCCTATGTGTCGCGCTATGCGTTGGGTCGCGACTATCACAAGCTGATCCGCAAGCGGCTGGCGCAGCTTGCCAGTCGTATCGAGGCGGCGGTAGGCCCGTTCGGCTACCGCGCCTTCGTCGATTCGGCGCCAGTCATGGAGCGTGCACTGGCACAGAAGGCAGGGCTCGGCTGGTTCGGCAAGAACGCCATGCTGCTCAACCCCAAGGCCGGTTCGCTGTTCTTCCTGGGCGAGCTCTATACCGACTTGCCGCTGCCGATCGACCCCCCCTTCGAAAGCGAGCACTGCGGCAAGTGCTCGGCCTGCCGCACCGCCTGCCCTACCGGAGCGATCGTCGATGACAAGGTGATCGACTCGCGCCGTTGCATCTCCTATCTCACCATCGAGCTACACGGTGCGATTCCCGAGAAATATCGTGAAGCAATGGGTAACCGCGTCTATGGCTGCGATGACTGCCAGTTGGTATGCCCCTTTACCCGCTTTACACGGATCAGCGAAGAGGATGACTTCGCGGCGCGCCATGATCTCGATCGCGTCACGCTGGTCAGCCTGTTCGCCTGGAGCGAACGAGAGTTCCTGGTCAAGACGGAGGGCAGCGCCATTCGCCGGATCGGCTACGAGCGTTGGCTACGCAACCTGGCGGTGGGGTTGGGCAACGCCCCTTGGAGTCAAGCGGTGGAAGGCGCGCTCAAGGCGCGCCTGGCCTACCCCTCGGATCTGGTGCGCGAGCATGTGCGCTGGGCACTGGCTCGCCAGACGGAGAAACGAGAAGGCTTGATCGTCAGCAGTTGA
- the tsaE gene encoding tRNA (adenosine(37)-N6)-threonylcarbamoyltransferase complex ATPase subunit type 1 TsaE translates to MQAILRDEARQVEFGEALGRALEGRGHVFLEGELGAGKTTLTRGVLRAYGYQGAVKSPTYTLVEPYELGEWRVNHFDLYRLGDPEELEFIGARDLFDADSLCLVEWPSRGEGWLPTPDIRVRLQVIAQGREAMLEATSDEGERVLSVLASLLSLKDG, encoded by the coding sequence ATGCAAGCGATACTGCGTGATGAAGCAAGACAGGTCGAATTCGGTGAAGCGCTGGGACGTGCCCTTGAGGGGCGTGGACATGTCTTCCTGGAGGGCGAGCTGGGCGCCGGCAAGACGACGCTCACGCGAGGTGTGCTGCGCGCCTATGGCTATCAAGGCGCGGTAAAGAGCCCTACCTACACGCTGGTCGAACCTTATGAGCTGGGTGAGTGGCGGGTCAACCATTTCGATCTCTATCGTCTTGGCGATCCCGAAGAGCTCGAGTTCATCGGTGCGCGGGATCTGTTCGATGCCGACAGCCTATGCCTGGTGGAGTGGCCCAGCAGGGGCGAAGGGTGGTTGCCCACGCCCGATATCCGCGTCCGCCTGCAGGTGATTGCGCAAGGCCGTGAAGCGATGCTTGAGGCGACGAGTGACGAGGGCGAGCGTGTGTTGAGCGTGCTTGCTTCGCTATTGTCGCTCAAGGATGGATAA
- a CDS encoding NAD(P)H-hydrate dehydratase: MEKEETRSLYLAAQVRELDRRTIAAGVSGFALMQRAAMAAYQAMRSRWPDTSSISVLCGAGNNAGDGYVLAALAACDGLEVELIALRDADALTGDAALAVGMAKQADVTIRTWRSGQAFGGGLIVDALLGTGLAGIVRSPFSEAIETVNASGLPVFALDIPSGLSADSGAALGVAVRAEVTITFIADKLGLHTGAASAHVGEHCLATLGVEATQHDDLAPAAELLDQRLIASCLPPRPRDSHKGDQGHVLVIGGAPGFGGAALLAGEAAARLGAGKVSLATAREHVMACLVRCPEIMVHAVDADTDIEALLDAADIIVVGPGLGQGEWGHVMLKQSLRVAKPLVIDADGLNLLASRWPALKRDDWILTPHPGEAGRLLSMATDEIQIDRLGAVQVLQAQRGGAIVLKGAGTLVAGPTGVGVCPYGNPGMASGGMGDALSGMLAALLAQGVALETAARAGVILHARAADLAAEAGGERGLLASDLASYARRLANPRTDDASDTA; encoded by the coding sequence ATGGAGAAGGAGGAGACACGATCGCTCTATCTAGCCGCTCAGGTTCGCGAGCTTGATCGTCGAACCATTGCCGCTGGCGTCTCGGGCTTTGCATTGATGCAGCGTGCGGCGATGGCCGCCTACCAGGCAATGCGTTCGCGCTGGCCCGATACGAGCAGTATCAGCGTGCTGTGTGGTGCCGGTAACAATGCCGGCGATGGCTATGTGCTGGCGGCACTGGCGGCCTGCGATGGGCTGGAGGTCGAGCTGATCGCCCTGCGCGATGCCGATGCGTTGACGGGCGATGCCGCTCTGGCGGTCGGCATGGCCAAGCAGGCGGATGTGACGATCCGGACGTGGCGGTCCGGACAGGCCTTCGGTGGTGGGCTGATCGTCGATGCCCTGCTGGGCACCGGGCTTGCCGGCATAGTGCGCAGCCCGTTTAGCGAAGCGATCGAGACGGTCAATGCCAGCGGCTTGCCGGTGTTCGCGCTCGACATCCCCTCGGGACTCTCGGCGGACAGCGGTGCCGCGCTTGGCGTGGCAGTGCGTGCTGAGGTGACCATCACCTTCATCGCCGACAAGCTGGGACTGCATACCGGTGCTGCTTCCGCTCATGTCGGCGAGCATTGCCTTGCAACGCTTGGGGTCGAGGCCACACAACATGACGACCTGGCGCCGGCAGCCGAACTCCTGGATCAGCGCCTGATCGCCTCCTGCCTGCCACCGCGTCCGCGCGACAGCCACAAGGGCGATCAGGGCCATGTACTGGTAATTGGCGGCGCGCCGGGCTTCGGAGGAGCGGCTCTGCTGGCTGGCGAAGCCGCCGCGCGGCTGGGTGCGGGCAAGGTCAGTCTGGCCACGGCGCGCGAGCATGTCATGGCCTGCCTGGTGCGCTGTCCGGAAATCATGGTGCATGCGGTCGATGCCGATACGGATATCGAAGCTCTGCTCGACGCGGCCGATATCATTGTCGTGGGGCCCGGACTGGGGCAGGGCGAATGGGGGCATGTCATGCTGAAGCAGTCACTGCGCGTGGCCAAGCCCCTGGTCATCGATGCTGATGGGCTCAACCTGCTGGCCTCACGATGGCCGGCACTCAAACGTGATGATTGGATATTGACGCCGCATCCTGGAGAAGCGGGGCGGCTGTTGTCGATGGCCACTGATGAGATACAGATCGATCGGCTTGGCGCAGTGCAGGTCCTGCAGGCGCAGCGTGGAGGCGCGATCGTGCTCAAGGGGGCGGGAACGCTGGTGGCAGGCCCCACTGGCGTGGGTGTCTGTCCCTATGGCAATCCGGGCATGGCCAGCGGCGGAATGGGCGATGCGCTGAGTGGCATGCTCGCTGCCCTACTGGCTCAGGGCGTGGCGTTGGAAACTGCGGCGAGGGCGGGCGTGATACTGCATGCACGGGCTGCCGATCTTGCCGCCGAAGCGGGGGGGGAGCGTGGTTTGCTGGCCAGCGATCTGGCATCCTATGCGCGACGACTGGCGAACCCGCGGACAGACGATGCAAGCGATACTGCGTGA
- the efp gene encoding elongation factor P, giving the protein MANYSTNEFKGGLKVMLDGDPCSIVENEFVKPGKGQAFNRVRLRNLITGRVWERTFKSGESLEGADVVDLDMEYLYTDGDMWHFMKTDGSFEQYAVERKALGDTEKWLKEQVPYTVTLWNDKAISVTPPNFIELEVVETDPGLKGDTAQGGSKPATLSSGAVVRVPLFINQGEVLKVDTRSGEYVSRA; this is encoded by the coding sequence ATGGCGAACTATTCTACCAACGAATTCAAGGGCGGTCTGAAGGTCATGCTCGACGGCGACCCCTGCTCGATTGTGGAGAACGAATTCGTCAAGCCGGGCAAGGGCCAGGCCTTCAACCGCGTCAGGCTGCGCAACCTGATCACCGGCCGGGTCTGGGAGCGTACCTTCAAATCCGGCGAGTCGCTGGAGGGTGCCGACGTGGTGGACCTCGACATGGAGTATCTCTACACCGATGGCGACATGTGGCACTTCATGAAGACCGATGGCTCCTTCGAGCAGTACGCGGTGGAGAGAAAGGCGCTGGGCGACACCGAGAAGTGGCTCAAGGAGCAGGTGCCCTATACCGTGACACTGTGGAACGACAAGGCGATCAGCGTGACGCCGCCCAACTTCATCGAGCTTGAAGTGGTCGAGACCGACCCGGGCCTCAAGGGCGATACCGCCCAGGGCGGCTCCAAGCCGGCCACGCTCTCGTCCGGTGCGGTGGTACGTGTCCCGCTGTTCATCAACCAGGGCGAAGTGTTGAAGGTCGATACGCGCTCCGGCGAGTACGTCAGCCGCGCATAA
- the orn gene encoding oligoribonuclease yields MTQIPQSQAVRDDLLVWIDLEMTGLDPEREKIIEVATLITDSDLNLIAEGPVLAIHQNASQLEGMDAWNQKTHGESGLIERVKNSRIDTFEAQRQTLEFLSAYVMPGTSPMCGNSVHQDRRFMEREMPQLLDFFHYRNLDVSTLKELAKRWNPAALTGFEKRNTHQALDDIRESLAELAHYRNTFLRLAPDAVDE; encoded by the coding sequence ATGACTCAAATCCCACAGTCCCAGGCGGTGCGTGATGACTTGCTGGTCTGGATCGATCTGGAGATGACCGGCCTGGATCCGGAGCGGGAGAAGATCATCGAAGTGGCGACGCTGATCACCGACAGTGACCTCAACCTGATCGCTGAAGGGCCGGTCTTGGCGATTCACCAGAATGCCAGTCAGCTCGAAGGAATGGATGCATGGAATCAGAAGACCCATGGCGAATCGGGGCTGATCGAGCGGGTCAAGAATAGCCGTATCGATACGTTCGAGGCGCAGCGTCAAACGCTCGAATTCCTCTCGGCCTACGTGATGCCCGGTACCTCGCCCATGTGCGGCAACAGCGTGCACCAGGACCGACGCTTCATGGAGCGCGAGATGCCACAACTGCTCGATTTCTTCCACTATCGCAATCTCGACGTCTCGACGCTAAAGGAGCTGGCCAAGCGCTGGAATCCCGCGGCCCTGACTGGTTTCGAGAAGCGCAACACTCACCAGGCGCTGGACGATATCCGCGAATCCTTGGCGGAGCTCGCCCACTACCGCAACACCTTCTTGCGCTTAGCGCCGGACGCGGTCGACGAGTAG
- the rsgA gene encoding small ribosomal subunit biogenesis GTPase RsgA, with the protein MSKRKLSRQQRWRVEKIQAERTQRAERRDSQDSDKLEAGEYGPEQPGRVIAHFGRTLDVRPPGASASHRCHLRANLESLVTGDRVIWRQANDDSGVVVARVERDNVLERPDARGLLKPVAANIGQILIVFAAEPEPHPNLIDRYLVAAEATGIAPALILNKIDLLPERGGELRQLLERYEALGYPVINASTKRDDGLDALHAHLTGRTSVFVGQSGVGKSSLIDRLLPDDTLRIGALSEDSRKGTHTTTTARLYALPAGGELIDSPGIREFGLIHLDEQQVTENFIEFRDHLGRCRFRDCRHRQEPGCALLAAVKRGDIHPARFDSYRRIVDSLESDGR; encoded by the coding sequence ATGAGCAAACGTAAGCTATCGCGACAGCAACGCTGGCGCGTCGAAAAGATCCAGGCCGAGCGGACACAACGCGCCGAACGGCGTGACTCGCAGGATAGCGACAAGCTGGAGGCGGGCGAATACGGCCCGGAACAACCAGGCCGGGTGATCGCCCACTTCGGCCGTACACTCGACGTCAGGCCGCCCGGCGCCTCCGCCAGCCATCGCTGCCATCTTCGCGCCAATCTCGAGAGCCTGGTGACCGGGGATCGGGTGATCTGGCGTCAGGCTAACGATGACAGTGGCGTGGTGGTCGCCCGCGTCGAGCGCGACAATGTCCTCGAGCGCCCCGATGCCCGCGGCCTGCTCAAGCCCGTGGCCGCCAACATTGGTCAGATCTTGATCGTCTTTGCCGCCGAGCCCGAACCACACCCCAACCTGATTGACCGCTATCTGGTCGCTGCCGAGGCGACCGGCATTGCTCCTGCACTGATACTCAACAAGATCGACCTACTGCCCGAGCGGGGTGGCGAACTGCGGCAACTGCTCGAGCGCTACGAAGCGCTGGGCTATCCCGTGATCAACGCCTCCACCAAGCGTGACGATGGCCTTGATGCGCTGCACGCTCACTTGACCGGTCGAACCTCGGTCTTCGTCGGGCAGAGCGGCGTGGGCAAGTCGTCGCTGATCGACCGCCTGCTGCCCGACGACACCCTGCGCATCGGGGCACTCTCCGAGGACTCGCGCAAGGGCACCCATACCACCACCACTGCCCGGCTCTATGCCCTGCCCGCAGGGGGCGAGCTGATCGATTCGCCCGGCATTCGCGAATTCGGCCTTATCCACCTCGACGAACAGCAGGTGACCGAGAACTTCATCGAATTTCGCGACCATCTCGGTCGCTGCCGCTTCCGCGACTGCCGTCACCGCCAGGAGCCTGGCTGCGCCCTGCTTGCCGCCGTGAAGCGCGGCGACATCCACCCCGCGCGCTTCGACAGCTATCGGCGCATCGTCGACAGCCTCGAAAGCGACGGGCGCTAG
- a CDS encoding sulfurtransferase: MSVEASSEANLLPLIIEPEQLHAHLDDPTLLVIDVPLKPESYNEGHVPGAVFLDHQRLMRGSGDVPNEVPDVDALSALFSSLGLTRDRHVVAYDDEGGGWAGRLLWTLELIGHERFSYLNGGIHAWRDAGLETSRETHEPKPSTYRAEILKPQVSIGHEEIMARLDERGFAIWDARSPGEYAGEKGQNKHLGHIPSAVNMEWTEAMDRERSLRIRDYAELITELQAMGLTPDMEVVTHCQSHHRSGFTWLVAKALGFEKIRAYPGSWKEWGNRDDTPIER; encoded by the coding sequence ATGAGTGTCGAAGCCAGTTCCGAAGCCAACCTGTTGCCTCTAATCATCGAGCCCGAGCAACTCCACGCGCACCTCGACGATCCCACGCTGCTGGTGATCGATGTGCCGCTCAAGCCGGAGAGCTACAACGAAGGGCACGTGCCCGGTGCGGTTTTCCTCGATCATCAGCGTTTGATGCGGGGCAGTGGAGACGTGCCCAACGAGGTGCCCGATGTCGACGCGCTCTCCGCACTGTTCTCATCGCTGGGGCTCACTCGCGATCGCCATGTCGTTGCCTATGACGACGAAGGAGGCGGTTGGGCCGGGCGCCTGCTGTGGACACTCGAGCTGATCGGCCATGAGCGCTTCTCCTATCTCAATGGCGGCATCCATGCCTGGCGCGATGCGGGCCTTGAAACCTCCCGAGAGACGCATGAGCCCAAGCCCAGCACCTATCGGGCCGAGATTCTCAAGCCTCAGGTTAGCATCGGGCACGAGGAGATCATGGCACGCCTCGACGAGAGAGGCTTCGCCATCTGGGATGCCCGTTCCCCCGGTGAATACGCCGGCGAAAAGGGGCAGAACAAGCACCTGGGGCATATTCCCAGCGCGGTCAACATGGAGTGGACCGAGGCCATGGACCGCGAGCGCTCACTGCGCATCCGCGATTATGCCGAGCTGATCACCGAGCTCCAGGCGATGGGACTGACACCTGACATGGAAGTCGTCACCCACTGCCAAAGCCATCACCGCAGCGGCTTTACCTGGCTGGTGGCCAAGGCGCTGGGCTTCGAGAAGATTCGCGCCTACCCCGGCTCTTGGAAGGAGTGGGGCAACCGCGACGATACACCGATTGAACGTTAA
- the asd gene encoding archaetidylserine decarboxylase (Phosphatidylserine decarboxylase is synthesized as a single chain precursor. Generation of the pyruvoyl active site from a Ser is coupled to cleavage of a Gly-Ser bond between the larger (beta) and smaller (alpha chains). It is an integral membrane protein.), whose translation MTRDKLFASIQYPLPHHLISRLVGKVAECRIPWVKNLFIQTFIRRFDVDMSQAVEPDPTAYPNFNAFFTRALVEGARSIGSGVVNSTDGQLSQYGRIHHDTLVQAKGQLYSLTNLLGGDPKRADPFRQGSFATVYLSPRDYHRVHMPLTGTLREMVYVPGRIFSVNQATAKHVPGLFNRNERLVCIFDTEFGPMAMVLVGAMIVAGIETVWGGQVTPLSRNVQRIRFDAPIVLEKGAEMGLFRLGSTVVTCFSREVDFDDLPLDSMVSMGRRLGQISPIQVEA comes from the coding sequence GTGACCCGCGACAAGCTCTTCGCCTCGATTCAGTACCCCCTGCCCCACCACCTGATCTCACGCCTGGTGGGCAAGGTGGCCGAGTGCCGTATTCCCTGGGTGAAGAATCTCTTCATCCAGACGTTCATACGCCGTTTCGACGTCGACATGAGCCAGGCCGTGGAGCCCGATCCCACCGCCTATCCTAACTTCAATGCCTTCTTCACCCGGGCACTGGTGGAGGGTGCACGCTCCATCGGCAGTGGCGTGGTCAACTCCACCGATGGCCAGCTTTCGCAGTATGGGCGTATCCATCACGACACCCTGGTACAGGCCAAGGGCCAGCTCTACTCGCTGACCAACCTGCTCGGCGGCGACCCCAAGCGGGCCGATCCCTTCCGCCAGGGCAGTTTCGCCACCGTCTACCTCTCGCCTCGGGATTATCACCGCGTGCACATGCCGCTGACCGGTACGCTGCGGGAGATGGTCTACGTGCCGGGGCGAATCTTCTCGGTCAATCAGGCGACCGCCAAGCATGTGCCGGGCCTGTTCAACCGCAACGAACGCCTGGTATGCATCTTCGATACCGAATTCGGCCCCATGGCAATGGTGCTGGTGGGAGCAATGATCGTCGCCGGCATCGAGACCGTGTGGGGCGGGCAGGTCACGCCGCTATCGCGCAATGTACAGCGCATCCGCTTCGATGCCCCCATCGTCCTCGAGAAGGGCGCCGAAATGGGACTGTTCCGCCTCGGCTCCACGGTGGTCACCTGCTTCAGCCGCGAGGTCGACTTCGACGATCTGCCACTCGACAGCATGGTCTCGATGGGGCGACGCCTCGGTCAGATTTCCCCGATCCAGGTCGAGGCATGA
- a CDS encoding cytochrome c, with protein MAIHERLLSIAPLGMALGLSLVSQITHAQQLSQDALIEKGEYLARAGNCVACHTADEERMSAGGRAMKTPVGTIYSTNITPDPETGIGDYSLAQFTRAMREGVTPEGHTMYPAMPYPAYARITDEDMQALYVYFLHGVEPVHQHNRAPDIPWPLSMRWPLRVWSWLFAPDEAGFTPDPERSDEWNRGAYLVEGLGHCGACHTPRGMAYQEKGYKAGESGFLSGETVGGWHAFNITSDVEHGIGGWSDDEIVAYLRDGAAPGKAHAAGPMGEVVGHSLRHLDEADLYAMATYLRSVPAVSAPEPSRFGQGEPADDIDRMDDPAFVETPEGQAARRYLVTCAHCHGDRGEGSRRGDPSLFHSSVVGSADLTNLVRVLLDGVERHTNQGRVTMPGYADELDDEQMADLTNYLVERFGNPAAERLGPEDIRRLRRER; from the coding sequence ATGGCGATACATGAACGCCTCCTTTCGATAGCTCCACTCGGCATGGCACTGGGCCTTTCCCTTGTCAGCCAGATCACCCATGCGCAGCAGCTCAGTCAAGACGCCTTGATCGAGAAGGGCGAATACCTGGCGCGCGCCGGCAACTGCGTGGCCTGCCATACCGCCGACGAGGAGAGAATGTCCGCCGGTGGGCGGGCCATGAAGACGCCGGTCGGCACGATCTACTCGACCAACATCACGCCGGATCCCGAGACCGGCATCGGCGACTATTCGCTTGCGCAGTTCACCCGGGCGATGCGCGAGGGAGTCACGCCGGAGGGCCACACCATGTATCCGGCAATGCCCTATCCTGCCTATGCGCGGATCACCGACGAGGACATGCAGGCGTTGTATGTCTATTTCCTGCATGGCGTCGAGCCGGTCCATCAGCATAACCGCGCGCCCGACATTCCCTGGCCGTTGAGCATGCGCTGGCCATTGAGGGTCTGGAGCTGGCTCTTTGCACCCGATGAGGCGGGATTCACGCCCGATCCCGAACGCAGCGACGAATGGAACCGTGGCGCCTATCTCGTCGAGGGGTTGGGCCATTGCGGAGCCTGCCATACGCCGCGTGGCATGGCCTATCAGGAGAAGGGCTACAAGGCGGGTGAGAGCGGCTTCCTGAGCGGTGAAACAGTGGGTGGCTGGCATGCCTTCAACATCACCTCGGATGTCGAGCATGGCATCGGCGGCTGGAGCGACGACGAGATAGTGGCCTACCTGCGCGATGGCGCGGCGCCCGGCAAGGCCCACGCTGCCGGCCCGATGGGCGAAGTGGTTGGCCACAGCCTGCGCCATCTCGACGAGGCCGATCTCTACGCCATGGCCACCTATCTCAGGAGCGTACCGGCGGTGAGTGCGCCGGAGCCCAGCCGCTTCGGTCAGGGCGAACCCGCCGATGACATCGACCGCATGGACGATCCCGCGTTCGTCGAGACGCCAGAGGGGCAGGCGGCCAGACGCTATCTGGTCACTTGCGCCCATTGCCACGGTGACCGCGGCGAAGGGTCGCGCCGCGGCGACCCTTCACTGTTCCATAGCAGCGTGGTGGGCTCGGCGGACCTGACCAACCTGGTGCGGGTGTTGCTCGACGGGGTCGAGCGTCACACCAACCAGGGGCGGGTCACCATGCCGGGCTATGCCGATGAGCTGGATGACGAGCAGATGGCCGATCTGACCAATTATCTGGTCGAGCGCTTTGGCAATCCTGCGGCCGAGAGGCTCGGGCCTGAGGATATCCGGCGGTTGCGCAGGGAGCGCTAG
- the epmA gene encoding EF-P lysine aminoacylase EpmA has translation MSDWHPSATIETLRARARLLAEIRGFFTERDVLEVETPVLGRGGSTDVHLDSLSSIATTPAGRERLWLQTSPEFHMKRLLAAGSGPIFQLARSFRNGEVGSRHNIEFTMLEWYRPGFTLDELIDETEALIRLLLPQAGPRRLNRYRELFREQLHVDPFSTSLDELRRLAGERGGLNMGESDRDGCLDLLMSLAIEPTLGRQGIDVVTDYPASQAALARRHRDPEDGEWVASRFEVYVSGLELANGYDELTDGDEQAARFAADNAERERAGKPLVDADRQLVAALCAGMPQGCGIALGVDRLIQLALGKHSVAQVMAFATPVC, from the coding sequence ATGAGCGACTGGCACCCCTCCGCTACCATCGAGACGCTGCGTGCGCGTGCCCGCCTGCTGGCCGAGATTCGAGGCTTCTTCACCGAGCGCGATGTGCTCGAAGTGGAAACACCGGTGCTGGGCCGTGGCGGCAGCACCGACGTGCATCTCGATTCGCTGTCGTCGATCGCGACCACGCCGGCGGGGCGTGAACGCCTCTGGCTGCAGACCTCTCCTGAATTCCACATGAAGCGGTTGCTGGCGGCGGGCAGCGGACCGATCTTTCAGCTGGCGCGAAGCTTTCGCAACGGCGAGGTGGGAAGCCGTCACAACATCGAGTTCACCATGCTCGAGTGGTATCGGCCGGGCTTTACCCTCGATGAGCTGATTGACGAGACCGAGGCGCTGATTCGTCTCTTACTGCCCCAGGCTGGCCCGCGTCGGCTGAACCGCTATCGCGAGCTGTTTCGCGAGCAGTTGCACGTCGATCCCTTCTCCACCTCGCTTGACGAGTTGCGCCGGCTGGCTGGCGAGCGGGGTGGCTTGAACATGGGCGAGAGCGACCGTGACGGCTGCCTCGATCTGCTGATGAGCCTGGCCATCGAGCCGACCCTCGGCCGGCAGGGTATCGACGTGGTGACCGACTATCCTGCCAGCCAGGCGGCGCTGGCGCGGCGCCATCGTGATCCGGAGGATGGCGAGTGGGTCGCCTCTCGCTTCGAGGTCTACGTGAGCGGACTTGAGCTGGCCAACGGCTACGATGAGCTGACCGATGGCGACGAACAGGCCGCGCGTTTCGCCGCCGACAATGCCGAACGCGAGCGCGCCGGCAAGCCGCTTGTCGATGCCGACAGGCAGCTGGTGGCGGCCCTGTGCGCGGGTATGCCGCAGGGGTGCGGTATAGCGCTGGGCGTTGATCGCTTGATACAACTGGCGCTGGGCAAGCACAGCGTGGCGCAGGTGATGGCGTTTGCGACCCCGGTGTGCTGA